The Crocosphaera sp. UHCC 0190 DNA segment ATGGTTAACCCACAATCTTAAAAATGCCATGCCCCTACAGAATTTATTAATTACCATAAAAATCTTCATCTAATATCTGTTCTTGAGAAAAAGGACAACTTTTAGGATATTCATTTTCTTGAGGAATAGAAACACCAAACTTAGCAAGTTTACCTTCTTTAATGGCAATTTTACGAGCATCAGAATAAGCATTTTCTATCGCAGTTTTAAAATAAGCTTTAAGGGAAGGAGTATCCCGTAAATTTTTCTGAACTCGTTGACGATGTTCAATAATAGAACCATACCAACTATCTTTCATAGATGAAGGTGCATCATGTTGTACTTTTAGTTTGAGTAAATGAGCTAAAAGAATCATCAAATTACTTTCTAATGCTCTTTTCTCTGATTTTCCCAAGTCTGTTAATTCCTCAACTAAGTGATCAATATCTAAGGAGGAAAATTCACCCTTTTGTAATTGATAAATAGTTGTTTCTATCCACTTTTGAAAATCTTGGTCGTAAAGTGTTTTAGACATATCATCTTTATTTCGTTTCATCAAATATCAGCTAAACGATCTTCAAAAATTAATTGAATCGCACTTTTTAAGCTTTCTTTGGCTTCTTCAATCGTTTCCCCTTGACCATTGGCACCAGGAATTTCAGGACAAATAGCCCAATATCCTCCTTCTTGTGCGGTTTCAATAATTGCTGTCAATTCTGCTTTCATGATTGTTTTTTAGATAATTTATGATAATAACGCAAAAATTAGCGAGTGAATAGCATTTTAGCAGAATTTCTGAGGCGCATAAGTAGAAAAAAGTAGGGTGGGCATTGCCCACTCTACACCAACTTTAATTAGTACGGAACCTGGCTAATTCTTTGCCTGTCTTGGCATCATGAGCGTGAACCGTACAAACTAAACAAGAATCAAAAGAACGGGCCACATGACCCACTTCTACGGGGTTGGTGGGGTCTTCGATAGGAATACCAATTAAGGCATCTTCAATAGGCCCTCTGGTATGATTACCGTCCCTTGGCCCCACATTCCAGGTAGTCGGGGCAATTACCTGATAATTCTTGATTTTGCCCCCTTCGACTTCAACCCAGTGACAAAGGGCCCCGCGACTTGCTTCGGTACCACCCCAACCCCGGCCATCTTTTTCCGTGGGTTTGATGTACCAGGGGTCATTTAACTTAAATTCCCGCAGACACCGTTCTACTTCCCGATACAGTTTAACGGATTCGTGCATCCGTGCAAACTCCCGTAAATGAATGCTAGGGCCACCCATTTTCTTGAACATATCCAAGACTAAACCATCATAATGTTGCCAACTTTCCCCATGTTTACCACCAGCAACTAACTGACGCGCTAGAGAACCCACTTCCATACGGCCTAAGTCTTTATGACTTACCGCAGTAGACCAGGAATATTTACCTTCATAGTCTCCGGTATTAATTTCTTTGGGTACGGTGGTACGATCAAAAGGATGAACATCAGCAGTGCCTTCTTCATACCAAGCATGACTGGTATTCTCGCGGGTGAAGGTATGGTCTACCATCTGGTGAGTATCGGTAAAGCTATCATAAACACCACCTTTCATGATGACGGCAGCATTGCGTCCTTCAATGGTGGGTTTTTGATATTTGTCTTCATGGGGAAGATAACCCCAAGTTAAATATTTACCTGGCCCTGCACCATATTTATCTAACCCAATATCTAACCCCATACGCCAATAAAACCCAAGGTCAGAGTTAGCATGATTAGGACTCTCATCTAACCATTCTAAGAAATCTTCATAGGTTTGAATTTGTTCGTATCTTTCCAAGGAACATCCTAACCAAACGGGTTCTAACCAATTGGTGCGAAAATACTCCATAATGCCCCAACCCCTGGTAACATCTGTTAGGGTAGGCGCACACATGACACCCCCAGGAACCATATAACTTGAATGGGGCCATTGTCCCCCAAATAAAGCATATAATTCTACGGGTTTTGCTGAGGTAGTAATGGCTATTTCGTAAGATGTTCCAGTAAAGGCACTAAACCGTTTACAAGCTTCTTCGTAAAAGGGACTATTCTTATACTTTTTATTGGTTAAATCAATGGCATATAAAGCATAGAAATGTCTAGGATGACTTTGAATAGTCTCAACTAATTGCCCTAAATTTCTGGCTAAAATTGCGTTACGAGGAACTTCTGTACCCCAAGCTGTATCTAAGGCCCAAGATGCACAACTAAGGTGAGACGCGCCACAAATACCACAAATACGGGGGGTAACAATTAGTCCTGCTTGGGGGTCTTTTCCTCTTAAAATTACTTCAAAACCGCGAAATAATTCAGCTTTTGTCCAAGCATTGACTACATAGCCATCTTCAATATCAACTCTAACATCTAAGTCTCCTTCGACTCTCCCAACCGGAGATATTTCTAATTTTTGAACTGCCATATTGCTCCTCTCAAGAATGATTAAATGTTTTATAACATAAGGGCATAATATATTATGCCCCTACAGATTATTACACAGTAAAAAAGTCATCGCTGGCCCAAGATGGACTGGTATCTTTAGCCACAACGGTTAATAAGGCATAATCTTTCTTATTAATACCAGGGGGTAATTCTTTGGGAACACCCATCACGGTTTGCGTCTTAAAGACTGTTCCTGGTTTAAGATCATGGAAGGGAAATTCTGGTTCGGTACAACCTAAACAGGGCATTCCCGCACGGGTTTTAGAAGATACCCGATTCCATAAAATACGGTTACAGGAAGAATGAGTCATGGGGCCACGGCAACCCATATCATAAAAGAGACATCCGGTACGTTGTCCGAAGTCTTGGGTACTTGCTTTATAGGAAAAGTGCATATTCCGCGTGCAACCTGTTTGGGTAAAGCTACGGAAAAAGGTTTCGGGACGGTGAAACTCATCAAGGGTGATGTCTCCCACTCTCCCCGTGGCCACTGCTACCAAAATTTGACTAATCCAGTCAGGATGAGCAGGACACCCCGGTATATTGATAACAGGTAGACCCGCTTGAGAACGATAGTCTGTCCCTAGAGAACCCCCTTCCTTCCGTTTCAGGAATTGTAAGCCTACGGACTCGCTGGGGTTGGGTTCCATGGCCGGAATTCCCCCATAGGTGGCACAGTCTCCCACGGCAACCACAAAAGCGGCAACCTTAGAAAGATCTGCTAACCAGTCTTTCATGGGACGACCCGCAAAACGGTTCCATTCTCCGCTTCCCTTGGGGGCATTAACGACTGTTCCCTCAAATACTAGGATATCGACGGGAATTTTGCCACTAACACAGTCCTGTAAGAGTTGTTGTAAATCATCGCCTAATTCCAAACCGAGGGAAGGATGCCATAAGATATTAATCCCAAAGTCGGTAATTAAGTCTACTAAGGTCGGTTCTTCTGCATTGAGAAAGGATATGGTATTCCCAGAACAGGCCCCGCCTTGCAGCCAAAGAACATTAGCCATAGACTGTCTCTGATAGGTTTTTCTGTAATTATGCAGTAATTTTTGTTAAATTCTTTTATTGTTTAAGGTTCATTTAATAATAATTTCAACAATATTTCTAAACCACACTATTCTTTAGTACAGTCTCTATAAATCTTGATGTTTACCTATAATATTCTGTCATGAAATCATCATACTTTAAGTCAATAAACGAAGTCTTAAAAGATTAATCATTTTATCTATTTTTTCTGTATCAATCACAACAGTAGGGGGAATTCATGAATTCCCCCTACAAATCTATGAGTTTTTTGTCAAGCTCAGTTTACAATTCTTGTTTATTAGTAACTATGTATTGTTGGGGTTACTGCTCAAATCGGGCTATTTTTGGGGATGGAGAGAAGTAGGGGAGTAACGGAATATAGGGCTTTGAGATGTGTAACTTGATTTTTAGACAGATTTCTAGGATCTAACATTAGTATAACGCATTCTGAAAATAGCCAAAATCTCATTTTCGGGCAAATTTTAGTAAAATCAGGAAAAAGTAGCTCTCAGTGAAGTTATGTTAAGAGGTTTGATTGATTGAAATAAATCATGTTTTATACAAGGTTTAATAATTTTGGTTAATCAATAGGGAGGGCGATCGCATTGTAGAGAATACAACACCATTACTAACATTTTTTCAACGATTTTATAGGATAATTTTGTTTAAGAATGAATGCTTAACCTCTCAAATTATTGTAGTATTTAATCTGTTTGGGATTAACTCTACACTCCAAATTAATTAAAGATGAATAATCAACTTTTTTACGGGGACAATCTAGAAGTTTTAAGAAAACATATCAAAGATGAATCAGTAGATTTATGTTATATTGATCCCCCCTTTAATTCTAAACGTAATTATAATCAAATTTATCATAATCTTGGCAAAGAAGATCAACTACAGGCACAAGCATTTGTGGATACTTGGATTTGGGATGATCATGCTAATCAAGAGTTAGCAGAAATTCAAGAAAACTATTATGGTAAATTTACCAGTCAAAGTATTGATTTAATTTCAGGATTAACTAAAGTTTTAGGGAAAGGTAGTTTGCTTGCTTATTTGGTAAGTATGACCTTAAGAATAGTAGAAATTCACCGCGTTTTAAAACCGACAGGGAGTTTTTATTTACATTGTGATCCCACAGCAAGTCATTATTTAAAAATCATCTTAGATGCTATATTTTGCTGTCAAGGTGGAGATTTTCAAAATGAAATCGTTTGGTGTTATGGTTCAGGTGGTGCTAGTAAATCTCATTTTTCTAAAAAACATGATATAATTTTGTATTATTGTAAATCAAATAACAATTTCGTTTTTAATGTTGATTTAGTAAGAGAAGCTTATTCTTCTCCAGAAAAAGTTGAACATAAAATAGTTAATGGGAAAGCCTATCAAAGAAAGCATGAACTAGGACGTATTCCTTTTGATTGGTGGCAAATACCAATTTTAACTAATACAGCTAAAGAAAGATTAGGATATCCCACACAAAAACCTGAAGCATTATTAGAAATAATCATCAAAGCAAGCAGTAATGAAGGGGATATAATTCTAGATGCTTATTGTGGTTGTGGGACAAGCATTGCAGTAGCAGAAAGATTAAATCGTCCTTGGATTGGTATTGATATTACTTATCAAAGTATTAGTCTCATTTTAAAACGACTCGAAGATTCCTTTGGTAAAAACGTTTTAGATAACATACAACTCAATGGTATTCCTAAAGACATAAAGTCTGTGATCGCCTTAGCTAACAAAACCGATGATCGTACCCGTAAAGAATTTGAGAAATGGGCAGTTTTAACCTACAGTAATAACCGCGCCGTCATTAATACCAAAAAAGGGGCAGATCAAGGCATTGATG contains these protein-coding regions:
- a CDS encoding DUF29 domain-containing protein; the protein is MSKTLYDQDFQKWIETTIYQLQKGEFSSLDIDHLVEELTDLGKSEKRALESNLMILLAHLLKLKVQHDAPSSMKDSWYGSIIEHRQRVQKNLRDTPSLKAYFKTAIENAYSDARKIAIKEGKLAKFGVSIPQENEYPKSCPFSQEQILDEDFYGN
- a CDS encoding type II toxin-antitoxin system HicB family antitoxin, whose protein sequence is MKAELTAIIETAQEGGYWAICPEIPGANGQGETIEEAKESLKSAIQLIFEDRLADI
- a CDS encoding nickel-dependent hydrogenase large subunit, whose translation is MAVQKLEISPVGRVEGDLDVRVDIEDGYVVNAWTKAELFRGFEVILRGKDPQAGLIVTPRICGICGASHLSCASWALDTAWGTEVPRNAILARNLGQLVETIQSHPRHFYALYAIDLTNKKYKNSPFYEEACKRFSAFTGTSYEIAITTSAKPVELYALFGGQWPHSSYMVPGGVMCAPTLTDVTRGWGIMEYFRTNWLEPVWLGCSLERYEQIQTYEDFLEWLDESPNHANSDLGFYWRMGLDIGLDKYGAGPGKYLTWGYLPHEDKYQKPTIEGRNAAVIMKGGVYDSFTDTHQMVDHTFTRENTSHAWYEEGTADVHPFDRTTVPKEINTGDYEGKYSWSTAVSHKDLGRMEVGSLARQLVAGGKHGESWQHYDGLVLDMFKKMGGPSIHLREFARMHESVKLYREVERCLREFKLNDPWYIKPTEKDGRGWGGTEASRGALCHWVEVEGGKIKNYQVIAPTTWNVGPRDGNHTRGPIEDALIGIPIEDPTNPVEVGHVARSFDSCLVCTVHAHDAKTGKELARFRTN
- a CDS encoding hydrogenase small subunit is translated as MANVLWLQGGACSGNTISFLNAEEPTLVDLITDFGINILWHPSLGLELGDDLQQLLQDCVSGKIPVDILVFEGTVVNAPKGSGEWNRFAGRPMKDWLADLSKVAAFVVAVGDCATYGGIPAMEPNPSESVGLQFLKRKEGGSLGTDYRSQAGLPVINIPGCPAHPDWISQILVAVATGRVGDITLDEFHRPETFFRSFTQTGCTRNMHFSYKASTQDFGQRTGCLFYDMGCRGPMTHSSCNRILWNRVSSKTRAGMPCLGCTEPEFPFHDLKPGTVFKTQTVMGVPKELPPGINKKDYALLTVVAKDTSPSWASDDFFTV
- a CDS encoding DNA methyltransferase — its product is MNNQLFYGDNLEVLRKHIKDESVDLCYIDPPFNSKRNYNQIYHNLGKEDQLQAQAFVDTWIWDDHANQELAEIQENYYGKFTSQSIDLISGLTKVLGKGSLLAYLVSMTLRIVEIHRVLKPTGSFYLHCDPTASHYLKIILDAIFCCQGGDFQNEIVWCYGSGGASKSHFSKKHDIILYYCKSNNNFVFNVDLVREAYSSPEKVEHKIVNGKAYQRKHELGRIPFDWWQIPILTNTAKERLGYPTQKPEALLEIIIKASSNEGDIILDAYCGCGTSIAVAERLNRPWIGIDITYQSISLILKRLEDSFGKNVLDNIQLNGIPKDIKSVIALANKTDDRTRKEFEKWAVLTYSNNRAVINTKKGADQGIDGVAYFQGDKDEREKIIFQVKSGKVKSGDIRDLQGTIILQQAAIGIFITLRPPTKDMIKTAKAAGIYQGKYMNKTVDKIQIVTIPEILEEKKRIDIGLMFEVLKSAEKQRETTGIQTTLDLH